From a single Lewinella sp. LCG006 genomic region:
- a CDS encoding VCBS repeat-containing protein, translating to MKWNKQQSFSRMASLGLLLLGLCSCTDQPTTLFTAIDPQQSGVLFSNDLKYTEEYNPYTYRNFYNGGGAALGDINNDGLLDIYFSGNLVPNKLYLNKGNFQFEDITEQAGVACEGVWSSGVNFVDINGDGWLDLYVCKAGKPEGNNRHNELFINQGDLTFVEQSAAYGLDITGLSIQSAFFDYDLDGDLDCYLLNNSLRSVGGFDMKVGLRDVFDPEGNKLLENQDGKFVDVTQKAGIYSSSIGYGLGITLADFNQDGWPDIFLSNDFFEKDYLYLNNQDGTFKESADASFTSLSMGSMGADASDLDNDLQPEIFVTEMLPRSADRKKTKTTYENWDKYQLAVDKGYHHQFSRNVLHKSLTNGKFVELGRLAGVESSEWSWSALIQDFDNDGLRDIFISNGIRSDLLDKDYLNYMANDTRVRAMIDEDEEVLKKLIDIMPSGAVSNAIFKNNGQLNFTYKSQEWGLDAATFSNGSAYGDLDNDGDLDFVVNNVDQPASIYRNNTDLSTARGLSVPLRYKGGNQEAIGAKVLIFADTLRSMFEYYPTKGFQSCSAVPPFFGLGNRKMLDSLIVIWPNGETTTHTQVPTGQAYPLNYEQEVHSPKGLVLSIAAKSLLSPVERLLTFKHEEIDLNYFDRERMLLSMPGRQGPAIAVADVNKDGKNDLFIGGGKNQESTLFLSQDENFVAHNFFSATSRSEVTAAEFFDCDLDGDLDLYIAHGGKAFSIYAPELNDALYINDGKGHFSPAAGALPFPYPISTGDIAIADLDQDGLPEIILGEAMKTNSYGLPGSCVILKNKGNQQFSVYENELGKDLGMITAVESADINADGWADIILAGQYMPITILFSREGHFDRSDQIQVLDNTAGLWNCIQKTDLDQDGDPDFVLGNLGQNNFFNKGLTVFINDFDQNGTNEQITCEATEDGHFPIHDINELYAQMPILKKKYRTYAEFSQAPLEVLVPEEKLAGAIKLHLTENRSLILWNDQGQLRPTVLPREAQYSTVNAILADDFDEDGTTDLLLGGNDYKYKPQFGRQDATMGWLCYGEKREEGVTFTDCRPLGIAGQIRAIEKINPNQIIVGVNDGEIKVYEKD from the coding sequence ATGAAATGGAATAAGCAACAGTCTTTTTCAAGGATGGCTAGTCTTGGTCTTTTGCTTTTAGGTCTTTGTAGTTGCACTGATCAGCCAACAACCTTATTCACGGCGATAGACCCTCAACAGTCGGGTGTTCTATTTTCCAACGATCTCAAGTACACCGAAGAGTACAATCCTTATACCTACCGCAACTTTTATAATGGGGGAGGGGCTGCTTTGGGCGATATTAACAACGATGGCTTACTAGATATCTATTTTTCTGGTAACCTGGTACCCAATAAACTCTACCTTAATAAAGGCAATTTTCAGTTTGAAGACATTACCGAACAGGCGGGTGTCGCCTGTGAAGGCGTCTGGTCTTCGGGGGTTAACTTTGTGGACATCAATGGTGATGGTTGGTTGGACCTTTACGTATGCAAGGCTGGAAAGCCAGAAGGTAATAATCGCCATAATGAACTCTTTATCAATCAGGGCGACCTCACCTTCGTCGAGCAATCAGCAGCCTACGGCTTGGATATTACCGGCCTTTCTATCCAATCTGCTTTTTTCGATTATGATCTCGATGGTGATCTCGATTGCTATTTGTTGAACAACTCGCTACGGTCGGTAGGAGGGTTTGATATGAAGGTAGGTTTACGCGATGTATTTGACCCTGAAGGCAACAAACTTCTCGAGAACCAGGATGGTAAATTTGTTGATGTCACCCAAAAAGCAGGCATTTATTCCAGCAGTATTGGCTACGGCTTAGGAATAACCCTGGCGGATTTTAACCAAGACGGTTGGCCCGACATCTTTCTTTCGAACGACTTTTTTGAAAAAGATTATTTGTACCTCAACAACCAGGATGGAACCTTTAAGGAAAGCGCTGATGCCAGTTTTACCTCCCTTTCTATGGGCTCCATGGGGGCGGATGCCAGTGACCTGGATAATGACTTACAACCGGAAATTTTTGTCACCGAAATGCTTCCCCGGTCTGCCGACCGCAAAAAGACCAAAACCACTTACGAAAACTGGGACAAATATCAGCTAGCCGTTGATAAAGGTTATCATCATCAGTTTTCTCGTAATGTACTTCATAAAAGCCTGACCAATGGAAAGTTTGTCGAACTGGGCCGCCTGGCTGGTGTAGAAAGCTCTGAGTGGAGCTGGTCGGCCCTTATCCAGGATTTCGACAATGATGGCTTGCGGGATATTTTTATCAGCAACGGCATCCGCTCCGATCTTCTCGATAAAGATTACCTTAATTACATGGCCAATGATACGCGCGTCAGGGCCATGATTGATGAAGACGAAGAAGTGCTGAAAAAGCTCATTGATATCATGCCCTCCGGCGCGGTAAGCAATGCGATTTTTAAGAATAACGGGCAACTTAACTTTACTTATAAATCACAGGAATGGGGGCTGGATGCTGCTACCTTTAGCAACGGAAGTGCCTACGGCGATCTGGACAATGATGGCGACCTGGACTTTGTGGTCAATAATGTGGATCAGCCAGCTTCTATCTATCGGAACAACACAGACCTGTCCACTGCACGTGGCTTATCCGTTCCGCTTCGCTACAAGGGAGGCAACCAGGAAGCCATTGGCGCTAAAGTGCTGATCTTTGCGGATACGCTTCGCAGCATGTTCGAATATTATCCAACCAAGGGCTTTCAGAGCTGTTCGGCGGTGCCGCCATTTTTTGGGCTTGGTAATCGAAAGATGTTGGATAGCCTTATCGTGATTTGGCCGAATGGCGAAACAACGACCCACACCCAGGTGCCTACCGGCCAGGCCTATCCCCTTAATTACGAGCAAGAAGTACATTCCCCAAAGGGCCTTGTCTTGTCCATTGCTGCTAAGTCATTGCTTAGCCCCGTAGAGCGCCTTTTGACTTTTAAGCACGAAGAAATTGACTTGAATTATTTTGATCGTGAAAGAATGCTCCTCTCCATGCCCGGACGACAGGGCCCCGCAATCGCAGTTGCGGATGTGAATAAAGATGGAAAAAATGATCTCTTCATTGGTGGAGGGAAAAACCAGGAATCAACCCTTTTTCTTTCGCAAGACGAAAATTTTGTCGCACACAACTTCTTCTCGGCAACCAGCCGCTCGGAAGTGACCGCCGCCGAATTCTTTGATTGTGACCTCGATGGGGACTTGGATCTTTATATCGCCCACGGTGGCAAAGCCTTCTCTATTTATGCGCCGGAGTTGAACGATGCGCTGTACATCAATGATGGCAAGGGCCATTTTAGCCCTGCTGCTGGAGCCCTCCCGTTTCCTTACCCTATTTCTACCGGCGATATCGCAATTGCTGATCTGGACCAGGACGGCCTGCCGGAAATTATCTTAGGGGAAGCCATGAAAACCAATAGCTATGGTCTGCCAGGTAGCTGCGTCATCTTGAAGAACAAGGGTAACCAACAGTTTTCAGTCTATGAAAATGAACTGGGCAAAGACCTCGGGATGATTACCGCAGTGGAAAGCGCAGATATTAATGCTGACGGTTGGGCGGATATTATTCTGGCGGGACAATACATGCCCATCACGATTCTCTTTAGTCGGGAAGGACATTTCGACCGTTCGGACCAAATACAAGTACTTGATAACACGGCAGGCTTGTGGAATTGTATCCAGAAGACCGATCTGGATCAGGATGGAGACCCCGATTTCGTTTTGGGCAATCTGGGCCAAAACAACTTTTTCAACAAAGGCCTGACGGTATTCATCAACGATTTTGATCAAAACGGAACCAACGAACAGATAACTTGTGAAGCAACGGAAGATGGACACTTTCCCATTCACGACATCAATGAACTCTATGCTCAGATGCCGATCCTGAAGAAGAAATACCGCACCTACGCGGAGTTTTCACAAGCTCCACTGGAAGTACTCGTGCCAGAAGAAAAACTAGCAGGAGCAATAAAGTTGCACCTTACAGAGAATAGAAGCCTCATCCTCTGGAATGACCAAGGGCAGCTTCGCCCAACCGTACTGCCAAGAGAAGCTCAATATTCAACGGTAAACGCTATTCTGGCGGACGATTTTGATGAAGATGGTACCACGGATTTGTTGCTAGGAGGCAATGATTACAAATACAAGCCTCAATTTGGCCGTCAGGATGCTACAATGGGTTGGTTGTGTTATGGTGAAAAAAGGGAGGAAGGTGTTACATTTACGGATTGCCGCCCACTAGGGATTGCAGGGCAAATCCGAGCGATTGAAAAAATTAACCCCAACCAAATCATTGTGGGTGTCAACGATGGAGAAATTAAAGTATATGAAAAGGATTGA
- a CDS encoding VCBS repeat-containing protein → MEKRIVFLIALCSLFACEDTSNPSPEAKGDLFELMDNQAIGINFSNDLTYTNDFNVYKYRNFYNGGGVAIGDINNDGLSDIFMTSNQGDNRLFLNKGNWQFEDITETAGVKGERAWSTGVTMADVNADGLLDIYVCNSGDVAGDNKENELYINQGNLRFTEEGAAYGLNDKGFSTHASFFDYDKDGDLDVYILNNSFQAIGSFNLRKNERPVRDELGGDKLMQNQGGKFVDVSEQAGIYGSVIGFGLGVTIGDVNNDNWEDIFVSNDFFERDYLYLNQQDGTFREDLANEMLSISGASMGADMADINNDGYQDIFVTEMLPSEYQRLKSVTTFEDWDKYQYNVKNGYHHQFTRNVLHLNRGDNAFSEVSRLAGIEASDWSWGALFFDMDNDGYKDLFIANGIFKDLTNQDYLAYVANESVIQSIVSDKGVDYKELIDIIPSNKVANHAYKNNGDLQFSVYTNSGLLSPSFSNGSAYGDLDNDGDLDLVVNNVNMPCFVYENRQTQGNYIKLKLKGKGENTYAIGSKVKVSAGDQHWVTENQPTRGFQSSMDPNIIVGVGAAKQVAIEIIWPDGLVTKQEKVPVNQTLTFDASTGQAANSIAALAGKSPLQEVPSVLKYRHQENNYIDFNRERLVYHAHSTEGPRVAQGDVNGDGLIDFVIPGPKDMKCMLYLGAKDGTFIEKDITAVSAEAEYVAAHLFDADQDGDLDVYLASGGVEITEFSALLQDQLLFNDGKGNFGQAKQLFPDDQKLSTLAVNTGDMDGDGDLDLFVGERIKIGKYGAKCSGYIFENDGAGNFKDVTASRYPGLQEIGMITDAAWGDINGDDRLDLIVVGEFMEVQMLINEGSKFSKLALPFPNDGWWNVLHLSDLDGDQDLDLVLGNLGNNSRFDASPTHPLKLFYNDYDQNGFPECIMTFSAENGKDYPYALRHNLTLQLRYLKKKFPDFESFKDADMTQIFDENQLSTSSVQQVNELNSIWIENLGNKEFKKHILPLPVQFSPIFAIAAADIDQDQDLDLIMGGNLYKVQPEVGMYDASFGHCLVNDGAGTFTDRSSALGFSVRGEIRDIKTINDMIYIFRNNDDVVTYKTNYE, encoded by the coding sequence ATGGAAAAAAGAATAGTCTTTTTAATCGCTTTATGTTCCCTGTTTGCTTGCGAGGATACTTCCAATCCATCACCGGAAGCGAAGGGTGACCTTTTTGAATTGATGGATAATCAAGCCATTGGCATCAACTTTAGCAATGACCTGACCTATACCAACGATTTCAATGTTTACAAATACCGAAATTTTTACAACGGTGGAGGAGTCGCTATCGGCGATATCAACAATGATGGGCTGTCTGATATCTTCATGACCTCTAATCAGGGAGACAATCGCCTGTTCCTAAACAAAGGCAACTGGCAGTTTGAGGACATTACCGAAACCGCTGGTGTAAAAGGTGAACGTGCCTGGTCGACGGGCGTCACCATGGCGGATGTCAATGCGGATGGCCTGCTGGATATCTACGTCTGCAATTCTGGTGATGTCGCAGGAGACAACAAAGAGAATGAACTCTACATCAACCAGGGAAATTTACGCTTCACCGAGGAAGGGGCTGCCTATGGCCTCAACGACAAAGGCTTTTCTACCCACGCCAGCTTCTTTGATTACGATAAGGATGGTGACCTTGATGTCTACATTCTCAATAACTCTTTCCAAGCCATTGGTAGTTTCAATCTGCGCAAAAATGAACGCCCCGTCCGCGATGAACTCGGGGGTGACAAGCTGATGCAAAATCAGGGGGGCAAGTTTGTGGATGTAAGTGAGCAAGCGGGTATCTATGGTAGTGTCATCGGCTTTGGGCTGGGGGTCACCATCGGTGATGTCAACAACGACAACTGGGAAGACATCTTCGTTTCCAATGATTTCTTTGAACGGGATTATTTGTACCTCAACCAGCAGGATGGGACCTTCCGGGAAGATCTGGCCAACGAGATGCTGTCCATCAGCGGAGCATCTATGGGCGCGGATATGGCAGACATCAATAACGATGGCTACCAGGATATTTTTGTAACGGAAATGCTTCCTTCCGAATACCAACGCCTCAAATCGGTCACCACCTTTGAAGATTGGGATAAATACCAGTATAACGTAAAAAATGGCTACCATCACCAGTTTACCCGCAATGTCCTGCACCTCAACCGAGGAGACAATGCTTTCAGTGAAGTGTCTCGTTTGGCAGGTATCGAAGCCTCTGATTGGAGCTGGGGTGCCCTCTTCTTTGATATGGACAATGATGGGTACAAAGACCTCTTTATTGCCAATGGTATTTTCAAGGATCTGACCAATCAGGATTACCTGGCCTATGTCGCCAATGAGTCGGTTATTCAGTCAATTGTTTCTGATAAAGGGGTTGATTATAAAGAACTCATCGACATTATCCCTTCCAACAAAGTAGCCAACCATGCTTACAAAAACAATGGGGATTTGCAGTTTTCCGTTTACACCAATAGTGGTTTGTTGAGCCCTAGTTTTTCCAATGGCTCTGCTTATGGTGATTTGGACAATGATGGCGACTTGGACTTGGTGGTCAATAATGTAAATATGCCCTGTTTTGTGTACGAAAACCGGCAAACGCAGGGGAATTACATTAAGCTGAAGCTAAAAGGAAAAGGCGAGAATACTTACGCTATTGGTAGTAAAGTCAAAGTCAGTGCGGGCGACCAGCACTGGGTTACTGAAAACCAACCAACGCGCGGATTCCAGTCCAGCATGGACCCTAATATCATTGTTGGGGTAGGAGCTGCCAAGCAGGTAGCTATTGAGATCATCTGGCCGGATGGCCTGGTGACGAAACAGGAGAAAGTACCCGTCAATCAGACCCTTACTTTTGATGCTTCTACTGGCCAAGCGGCCAACAGCATCGCTGCACTAGCTGGCAAGTCTCCTTTACAGGAAGTCCCTTCTGTACTCAAATACCGTCATCAGGAGAATAATTACATTGATTTCAACCGGGAACGACTCGTTTACCACGCTCACAGTACCGAAGGTCCGCGTGTAGCACAGGGCGATGTCAATGGTGACGGACTCATCGATTTTGTCATTCCTGGCCCCAAGGATATGAAATGTATGTTGTACCTGGGGGCAAAAGACGGCACTTTCATCGAAAAGGATATCACGGCTGTTTCAGCGGAAGCAGAGTACGTGGCTGCCCATTTATTTGATGCCGATCAGGATGGTGATTTAGATGTTTACCTGGCGAGTGGCGGTGTTGAAATCACGGAGTTTTCAGCTCTTCTGCAAGATCAACTGCTCTTCAATGATGGGAAGGGCAACTTTGGGCAAGCCAAACAGCTGTTTCCCGATGATCAGAAACTGAGCACCCTGGCGGTGAACACGGGCGATATGGACGGCGACGGCGACCTGGACCTCTTCGTAGGTGAGCGGATAAAAATTGGTAAGTACGGAGCGAAATGTTCTGGCTATATTTTTGAGAATGACGGCGCAGGAAACTTCAAAGATGTTACGGCTAGCCGCTATCCGGGCTTGCAAGAAATCGGGATGATTACCGATGCTGCCTGGGGAGATATCAACGGTGATGATCGCCTTGATCTCATCGTTGTAGGAGAGTTTATGGAGGTGCAAATGCTGATCAATGAGGGCTCGAAATTTTCGAAACTAGCTTTGCCCTTCCCTAATGATGGCTGGTGGAATGTCTTGCACCTTAGTGATTTAGATGGTGATCAGGACCTGGATTTGGTCCTAGGAAACCTGGGCAATAACAGCCGCTTCGATGCTTCGCCAACACACCCTCTCAAACTGTTTTACAATGATTATGACCAGAATGGGTTCCCAGAGTGCATCATGACTTTTAGTGCCGAAAACGGCAAGGATTACCCTTACGCATTACGCCACAACCTGACCCTTCAACTTCGTTATCTGAAAAAGAAATTCCCGGATTTTGAATCTTTTAAAGATGCGGATATGACCCAGATTTTCGATGAGAATCAACTGAGTACATCTTCCGTTCAGCAAGTCAACGAATTGAACTCCATCTGGATAGAGAACCTGGGGAATAAGGAATTCAAAAAACATATCCTGCCATTGCCGGTGCAGTTTAGTCCAATATTTGCCATCGCTGCTGCGGACATTGATCAGGACCAGGACCTGGACTTGATCATGGGTGGAAACCTCTACAAGGTACAACCTGAAGTAGGAATGTACGATGCATCCTTCGGGCATTGCCTCGTCAACGATGGGGCGGGCACGTTTACGGATCGCTCCTCCGCATTGGGCTTTTCCGTTAGAGGAGAAATTCGAGACATAAAAACGATTAATGACATGATCTACATCTTCAGAAACAATGATGATGTGGTAACTTATAAAACCAATTATGAATAG
- a CDS encoding vanadium-dependent haloperoxidase: MHRITLWTLLLLFFGVSCQKDYLSKAGIVEHLEEEDLFIKSVENLTRIQIHDIFAPPIASRIYTYPCIAAYEAMSPAYPGNKSFANRLHGLTPLEIMVDTALVSYELAAIYVFNEVGKQLIFSEEKMEDWQLQIDSLVGTWQVDPKVVQASKDYAMQVKQHIMAWSKEDNYAQTRTMPKFSVSDDPSRWKPTPPAYMEGIEPHWNKIRTLVIDSAAQFRPPPPPAFDMTEGSEFYKLVKEVYDVGVNLDEEQRVIASFWDCNPFVMHQTGHIMFATKKITPGGHWMGITGVACRKIDADMMTTVKAHSMVSIALFDAFISCWDEKYRSSLIRPETVINEKIDPDWLPTLQTPPFPEHTSGHSVISTASAVVLTSIFGDNFEFLDVVEVDYGLPQRNFNSFLEASQEAAISRLYGGIHYRPAIEDGVAQGRKVGEFIVNKLLN, from the coding sequence ATGCATAGAATTACTTTGTGGACATTACTTCTGTTGTTCTTCGGAGTGAGTTGTCAAAAAGACTACCTCTCCAAGGCAGGAATTGTTGAACATTTAGAAGAAGAGGATCTCTTTATCAAATCGGTAGAAAATCTGACCCGTATTCAGATTCACGATATTTTTGCACCACCCATTGCTAGTCGGATATATACTTATCCGTGTATCGCTGCCTACGAAGCAATGAGCCCGGCCTACCCGGGTAATAAAAGTTTTGCTAATCGTTTGCACGGATTGACACCCCTTGAAATTATGGTGGATACGGCCTTGGTGAGTTATGAATTAGCTGCAATTTATGTATTTAATGAAGTGGGTAAGCAGCTCATCTTTTCGGAAGAAAAGATGGAGGATTGGCAATTGCAAATAGATTCTCTGGTGGGTACCTGGCAAGTTGATCCCAAGGTTGTCCAGGCATCAAAAGATTACGCAATGCAGGTCAAGCAGCATATTATGGCTTGGTCTAAGGAAGATAATTACGCCCAGACCCGGACGATGCCAAAGTTTTCGGTTTCGGACGATCCTTCCCGTTGGAAACCTACGCCACCAGCTTACATGGAGGGCATTGAACCTCATTGGAATAAAATCCGTACGCTAGTGATTGACTCGGCGGCTCAATTTCGTCCACCACCACCTCCCGCTTTTGATATGACGGAAGGTTCTGAATTCTACAAACTGGTAAAGGAAGTGTATGATGTAGGGGTGAACCTGGACGAAGAGCAACGGGTTATTGCCAGTTTCTGGGATTGCAATCCTTTCGTGATGCACCAGACCGGGCACATCATGTTTGCTACCAAAAAAATCACTCCTGGAGGGCATTGGATGGGAATCACGGGGGTAGCTTGTCGTAAAATTGATGCTGACATGATGACCACTGTAAAGGCGCATTCTATGGTGAGTATTGCGCTCTTTGATGCCTTTATCAGTTGTTGGGACGAAAAATACCGCAGTTCACTGATCCGACCAGAGACGGTCATCAACGAAAAAATCGATCCTGATTGGTTGCCTACCCTGCAAACGCCTCCTTTCCCGGAGCATACCAGTGGCCACAGTGTCATCTCCACAGCTTCCGCCGTTGTGTTGACCTCGATTTTTGGCGACAACTTTGAGTTCTTGGATGTGGTAGAGGTGGATTATGGCTTGCCTCAACGGAATTTCAATTCGTTTTTGGAAGCCTCACAAGAAGCGGCCATTAGTCGTTTATACGGTGGCATTCACTACCGTCCGGCGATCGAAGATGGCGTTGCCCAAGGACGGAAAGTTGGTGAGTTTATTGTCAATAAATTACTGAATTAG
- a CDS encoding VCBS repeat-containing protein has translation MNRVLLGFLGFSLAAIILSACGREEATTSDSNATMLSLTAEQTGIDFTNKLTETTELNIIEYLYYYNGGGVAIGDINNDGLEDLFFTANQGPDKLYLNKGNLKFEDISEKANILPENTWSSGVVMEDLNNDGYLDIHVCKVGVGILPEAHNLVYINQKDGTFREMSAELGLDFQGFSTQACFLDYDHDGDLDLYLLNHNVHSVRSYGTAEKRKEQDLYAGDRFFENRLNEAEQSFIDVTVESGIYSSPLGYGLAVACGDLNGDGWTDIYVGNDFHENDYIYFNNGDKTFREEVADWTDHTTQFSMGVDIADLNNDLLPDIFSTDMLPFEEEVYLKSGGEDTDQIKRIKDDLGFENQFARNHFQLNTGWGTFVDIALHTRTFASDWSWAVLLQDFDNNGNKDIFISNGIAKRPNDLDYINYLNSEAISKYAENDPERTQQLIGKLPAQKLKNILFLQSDNLHFSKIADAQVGSPSFSNGAAYADLDQDGYLEIVINNINDPATILKYNSSSGTQAYLELELNDPTGKTTNGTKVYAYTEETPRYQELQSVKGYQSSSSHRLHFGLGKATQLDSLVIIWPDQTKQVLLAVEVNQQLKISKDSSAAKQLATAVSSLGKSFDVLPLQHEENDFNDDENEKLIPEKLSREGPAVLYEDLDGDGTKDLIVGGAHGHATRLLRGRKDGSFENLEVDDFTRDARHEDVSVATIDFDGDGDKDLYIASGGSVSKELDKVLEDRIYLNNGGMKFLRIPLSLPHTNASVVAVADFDKDGYEDIFIGARSIPGSYGLSPYSFVLKNRGGTGVDIALKERLGMVTDAQWVDFGNDQDLDLVVCGDWMPITVIENDGNGMLAIATNSGLPNLSGFWKTLAFGDFNQDGQIDIVAGNLGTNTVLSADEAHPIRLYLGDFDDNGSVDPLIFYRYFNRYLPLGSKDKFVSQLPILKKRFVDYVSFSQVSSFEQLFPEGQDRLVETKEINELRSVLFLSQKEEYVSIPLPERVQTGTVQDFYLDVQKGNIYYVASNHELAAVQANAMDAKLGVTKLDVAKKTFLQDDWLPAPAGVNARAIVPLENGKYLMVTNSGYLYFVDLPQN, from the coding sequence ATGAATAGAGTGCTTTTGGGCTTTTTGGGCTTTTCTTTAGCGGCGATCATTCTGTCCGCTTGTGGAAGAGAAGAAGCTACTACCTCCGACTCCAATGCAACAATGCTCTCCTTGACAGCCGAGCAAACAGGCATTGATTTTACCAATAAGTTGACGGAAACAACGGAGCTCAACATTATCGAATACCTCTATTATTACAATGGTGGTGGGGTAGCCATTGGGGATATTAACAACGACGGATTGGAGGATCTTTTCTTTACCGCCAACCAAGGCCCCGATAAGCTTTACCTGAATAAAGGCAACCTGAAGTTTGAAGACATCAGTGAAAAAGCCAATATTTTGCCAGAAAACACCTGGTCATCAGGTGTAGTCATGGAGGATCTTAACAACGATGGTTACCTGGATATCCACGTTTGTAAGGTCGGTGTAGGCATTTTACCCGAAGCTCATAACCTGGTTTATATCAATCAGAAAGATGGCACTTTCCGGGAAATGTCAGCCGAATTGGGCCTGGATTTTCAAGGGTTTTCCACCCAGGCTTGCTTTCTTGATTATGACCACGATGGCGATCTAGACCTCTATTTACTCAACCACAATGTCCATTCCGTACGGAGTTACGGCACCGCTGAAAAGCGTAAAGAGCAAGACCTTTATGCGGGAGATCGGTTCTTTGAAAATCGTTTGAACGAGGCCGAGCAGTCTTTTATCGACGTCACCGTCGAATCGGGCATCTATTCCAGCCCGCTCGGTTATGGACTGGCGGTAGCTTGTGGCGACCTCAATGGCGATGGCTGGACGGACATCTACGTTGGCAATGATTTTCACGAAAACGACTACATCTACTTCAATAATGGAGATAAGACCTTTAGGGAAGAAGTAGCGGATTGGACGGATCATACGACCCAATTCAGCATGGGCGTTGATATTGCCGATTTGAACAACGACCTGTTGCCGGACATTTTCAGTACCGATATGCTTCCGTTTGAAGAAGAGGTCTACCTGAAATCGGGAGGCGAAGATACCGATCAAATCAAGCGTATCAAGGATGATTTAGGTTTTGAAAACCAATTTGCCCGTAACCATTTCCAGCTCAACACTGGCTGGGGAACGTTTGTAGATATTGCCCTCCATACGCGCACCTTTGCCTCTGATTGGAGCTGGGCGGTGCTTTTGCAAGATTTTGATAACAATGGGAACAAGGATATTTTTATTTCCAATGGCATCGCAAAGCGTCCAAATGACCTGGACTATATCAATTATTTGAACAGCGAGGCCATCTCCAAATATGCAGAAAATGACCCTGAACGAACCCAGCAACTTATTGGTAAGTTGCCCGCGCAAAAGTTGAAAAACATCCTCTTCTTGCAGTCGGACAATCTGCATTTTTCTAAAATTGCTGATGCCCAGGTAGGAAGCCCTTCTTTCTCTAACGGCGCGGCCTATGCGGATTTGGATCAGGACGGCTATCTGGAAATTGTGATCAATAACATCAATGACCCAGCTACCATCCTGAAGTACAACAGCTCTTCAGGAACGCAGGCTTACCTGGAATTGGAACTCAATGATCCTACTGGGAAAACAACCAATGGCACTAAAGTTTACGCTTACACAGAAGAAACTCCACGTTACCAGGAGCTGCAAAGCGTCAAAGGATATCAATCATCTTCTTCGCATCGCCTTCATTTTGGCTTGGGCAAGGCTACCCAGCTGGACTCGCTGGTGATCATCTGGCCCGACCAGACCAAGCAAGTCTTGTTAGCTGTAGAAGTTAACCAACAACTGAAAATCAGCAAAGATTCAAGCGCGGCAAAACAGTTGGCCACCGCAGTAAGTAGCTTAGGTAAGAGCTTCGATGTCTTACCGCTTCAGCATGAAGAGAATGATTTCAATGACGATGAAAACGAAAAGCTGATTCCAGAGAAACTCTCTAGAGAAGGACCAGCAGTACTATACGAAGACTTGGACGGAGATGGCACCAAAGACTTGATTGTCGGGGGTGCGCATGGACATGCGACCAGACTATTGCGCGGTCGGAAAGACGGAAGTTTTGAAAACCTGGAAGTAGATGATTTTACCAGAGATGCCAGACATGAAGATGTCAGTGTGGCTACCATTGACTTTGATGGCGACGGTGATAAAGACCTCTACATCGCGAGCGGTGGTAGTGTTTCCAAGGAATTGGATAAGGTACTGGAAGACCGGATTTACCTCAATAATGGAGGAATGAAGTTCTTGAGAATTCCGCTCTCGTTGCCGCATACAAATGCCAGTGTTGTTGCGGTTGCGGATTTTGACAAAGACGGTTACGAGGACATTTTTATTGGTGCCCGATCAATTCCTGGTTCCTACGGCCTTTCGCCCTATAGCTTTGTGTTGAAAAACCGGGGAGGTACGGGGGTAGATATTGCGCTGAAGGAACGCCTTGGCATGGTGACCGACGCACAGTGGGTAGATTTTGGCAATGACCAGGACCTTGACCTTGTAGTCTGTGGCGATTGGATGCCCATCACCGTCATTGAAAATGATGGAAACGGTATGTTGGCCATTGCGACAAACTCAGGTTTGCCCAACCTAAGCGGTTTTTGGAAAACGCTTGCTTTTGGCGACTTTAATCAAGATGGACAGATCGATATCGTTGCTGGAAACCTGGGGACCAATACCGTCTTGAGTGCCGACGAAGCGCACCCCATAAGGCTTTATCTCGGTGATTTTGATGATAATGGAAGCGTTGATCCACTTATTTTTTACCGCTACTTCAATCGTTATCTACCGCTGGGGTCGAAAGATAAATTTGTTTCCCAGCTTCCAATACTAAAGAAGCGTTTTGTGGATTACGTAAGCTTTTCTCAAGTCAGTTCTTTCGAACAACTATTTCCAGAAGGGCAAGATCGCTTGGTGGAGACGAAGGAAATCAATGAATTGAGGTCGGTGCTTTTCCTTTCCCAAAAGGAAGAATACGTTTCCATCCCTCTGCCCGAACGCGTGCAGACCGGTACGGTGCAGGATTTTTATTTGGATGTACAAAAAGGAAACATCTACTACGTAGCAAGCAACCATGAATTGGCGGCTGTTCAGGCGAATGCCATGGATGCCAAGTTGGGCGTCACTAAGCTTGATGTGGCGAAGAAAACTTTCCTACAAGATGATTGGCTTCCAGCACCCGCTGGCGTAAATGCCCGGGCTATTGTGCCTTTGGAAAATGGAAAGTACCTTATGGTCACCAACAGTGGCTACCTGTATTTCGTAGATCTACCTCAAAATTAA